In Gemmatimonas sp. UBA7669, the genomic stretch CGCCCATGAAGATGCGCGCCGCCCTCATCTCGCGCTTCAAGATCATGGCCTCGCTGAACATTGCCGAGCGTCGCGTGCCGCAGGACGGCCGAATCAAGCTCAAGGTGGGCAAGAAGGTCATCGACTTCCGCGTGAGTACGCTGCCTACGCTCTTCGGCGAAAAGGTCGTGCTGCGAATTCTCGACAAGGGCAACCTCACGCTCGAACTCGAGAAGTTCGGCATCGAGCCGCGCGCCGAGCGCGAGCTCATGGAGGCCATCTCCAATCCCTACGGCATGGTGCTGGTCACCGGCCCCACGGGATCGGGCAAGACCACCACGCTCTACTCGGCCTTGTCCAAGATCAACACCGGCGACACCAACATCATGACCGCCGAAGATCCCGTGGAGTACAACCTCTTCGGTATCAACCAGGTGCTGGTGCGCAACGAAATCGGTATGACCTTCGCCGCGGCCCTCAAGGCCTTCCTGCGACAGGATCCGAACGTCATCATGGTCGGCGAAATCCGAGACCTCGAGACGGGCGGCATTGCCATCAAGGCCGCGCTCACCGGCCACATGGTCATGAGCACACTGCACACCAACTCGGCGCCGGAAACCATCACGCGTCTGTTGGACATGGGCCTCGAGTCCTTCAACGTGGCCTCGGCGCTTAATCTCATTCTGGCGCAGCGTCTCGTGCGCCGCATCTGCAGCAAGTGCAAGGTCAAGTACACGCCCGATGTGGCCGAGCTGACCGGCGCCAAGGTGAAGTACGAGACCACGCTGCGCGAGCTGCGCTTCACCGACGAGGCCCTGAATAACGCCAGGGCCAAGGCCTCGCCGGAGGCCCTGCCGCATCTCGCCAACCTGTCGCTCGATACCACCATTGGCGAGCTGCCCTTCTTCAAGGGCCACGGCTGCGATGCCTGTGGAGGCACGGGCCTCAAGGGCCGCCAGGGTCTCTATGAGGTGATGTTCATGACGCCGTCGCTCAAGAAGCTCGTCATGACCAATGCCGACGTGCAGACCCTGCGCGACGCCGCCATTACCGAGGGCATGCTGACCCTGCGCATGGACGGCTGGCTCAAGGTGCTCAAGGGGGTGACCACCCTCGAACAGGTCATCCGTGAAACATCAAGTTGAGAAAGTGTGACGGTTCGTTTCCCCGTTCCGGCGCGGCTCGTCCAGCCTCCGGGACGAACACACGTCCACGGCCCATCCACGACATCCGATGACTGCACCAGCCCCATCCACCGTCTCACTGCGCACGCTGCTCGATGAAATGATCGAGCGCGGGGCCTCGGACCTGCACATCTCGGCAGGCGACCGGCCCAAGCTGCGCGTGGACGGCGACATCGTGCCTTCGCTGGTGGAGCAGGTGCTCACCCCACGCGACACCCTGCAGCTGGCCTACTCGGTGCTCACCGAGAACCAGAAGAAGCGCTTCGAGATGGAGGACGAGCTGGACTTCTCGTTCGGCATCGCCAATCTCTCGCGTTTCCGTGGCAATGTGTTCAAGCAGCGTGGCTGCGTGAGCATGGTCATCCGCTGCATTCCCTTCCAGATCAAGACGTTTGCCGAGCTGCAGCTGCCCTCGGTGATTGCCGGCTTTGCCGAGCGTCCGCGCGGCCTGGTGCTGGTCACGGGGCCCACGGGCTCCGGCAAGAGCACCACGCTGGCCGCCATGATCGACAAGATCAATACGGAACGCCGCGGCCACATCATCACGGTGGAAGACCCCATCGAGTTCATCCACCGGCACCGCAACTGCATCATCAACCAGCGCGAAGTGGGTGCCGACACCAAGAGTTTTGCCTCGGCCCTCAAGTACGCGCTGCGTGAAGATCCCGACGTCATCCTGATTGGCGAAATGCGCGACCTGGAGACCATCCAGGCCGCGCTCACCATTGCCGAAACCGGTCACCTCGTGTTTGCCACGCTGCACACCAACAGCGCGGCCGAGGCCATCAACCGCATCATCGACGTCTTTCCGAGCCATCAGCAGAGCCAGGTGCGTGCGCAGTTGGCCTTCGTGCTCGAGGGCATCATCACGCAGGTGCTGCTGCCCAAGCTCACCGGGCGCGGCCGCGCGATGGCGGCGGAAATCCTCGTCGTCACGCCGGCCATCCGGGCGCTCATTCGTGACGACAAGGTGCACCAGATCTATTCGCTCATGCAGTCCGGCAAGAAGTTCGGCATGCAGACCATGAACGATGCGTTGTATCAGTTGTACGTGACGCGGCAGGTGAGTGCCGATGAATGCGTGCGCTCGTCGGGTGATCCGAACGAGTTCCTGCGCATGATTGGCAAGGCGCCGGGCGAAGACCCCAGCAGTGGCAATGGCAACGGTGCGCGTCCGGGTGACCGGGCGCTGGCCGGCGCCGGCCGTCGCTGAGTGCCGTCGCTGCGCGCCGTGATGTCGCTGCCTACCTGACCAGACCGCCGAGCCCTTTCGGAGACACAGATGCCCACGTTTGCCTATACGGCCCGATCGCAGAACGGCGATCTCAAGTCGGCCACCATCGAGGCCCCGAGCCGGGACGACGCCGTCGCCCAGTTGCGGCGTCAGCGCCTGACCATCGTCAAGGTGGACGAGGCCAAGGCGGTGCCCGCCAAGAGCCTCGGGTCGATCAAGATGCGGGACATCGTGATCTTCACGCGCCAGTTCTCCACCATGATCAACGCCGGTCTGCCGCTGGTGCAGGCCCTCGACATTCTGGCGCGCCAGAGTGAGAACAAGGCGCTGAGCGCCGTGGTGCGGCAGGTGGTGTTCGACGTGGAGTCGGGCAACACGGTGGCCGACGCCATGCGCAAGCATCCCAAGGCGTTCTCCGACCTGTACACGAACATGGTGGCCGCCGGTGAGGCGGGTGGTATTCTCGATACCATCCTCAACCGTCTGGCCGTGTTCATGGAAAAGAATGACGCCCTGGTCCGAAAGGTGAAGGGCGCCATGATCTATCCCACGGTCATCATGTGTGTGGCGGCGCTCTGCGTGGTCATTCTGCTGTGGAAGGTCATTCCCGTGTTCGCCAACATGTTCGGCAGCGTGGGCATGGAACTGCCGTTGCCCACGCAGGTGGTGATCGCGCTGTCGGGCCTGCTCAACTCCTACTGGTGGGCGCTGATTGGTGGCGTGGCCGCTGCGGCGTTCGGCATCAAGACCTTCTACAAGACCAACGAAGGTCAGCTGATGATCGACCGTATGCTGCTGCGCGTGCCCGTGCTGGGCGACGTGCTGCGCAAGTCGGCCGTGTCGCGTTTCACGCGCACGCTGGGCACGCTCATTTCGTCGGGTGTGAGCATTCTCGACGGGCTCGAGATCACGGCCCGCACCTCGGGCAACCGCGTGGTGCAGGACGCCATCATGGGCAGCCGCGCCAGCATCGCCGGCGGTGACACCATTGCCGGCCCGCTGCAGAAGAGCGACGTGTTTCCGCCCATGGTGATCAGCATGATTGCCGTGGGTGAGCAGACCGGCGGCCTGGACGAGATGCTGACCAAGATTGCCGACTTCTACGATGACGAAGTGGACGCGGCCGTGAGCGCGCTGCTCTCCCTGCTCGAGCCGGTGATGATCGTGTTCC encodes the following:
- a CDS encoding type II secretion system F family protein translates to MPTFAYTARSQNGDLKSATIEAPSRDDAVAQLRRQRLTIVKVDEAKAVPAKSLGSIKMRDIVIFTRQFSTMINAGLPLVQALDILARQSENKALSAVVRQVVFDVESGNTVADAMRKHPKAFSDLYTNMVAAGEAGGILDTILNRLAVFMEKNDALVRKVKGAMIYPTVIMCVAALCVVILLWKVIPVFANMFGSVGMELPLPTQVVIALSGLLNSYWWALIGGVAAAAFGIKTFYKTNEGQLMIDRMLLRVPVLGDVLRKSAVSRFTRTLGTLISSGVSILDGLEITARTSGNRVVQDAIMGSRASIAGGDTIAGPLQKSDVFPPMVISMIAVGEQTGGLDEMLTKIADFYDDEVDAAVSALLSLLEPVMIVFLGVVVGGMIVAMYLPIFDMVNAVG
- a CDS encoding GspE/PulE family protein; amino-acid sequence: MAAPAAPLSGRATERIGDLLVKEGLLSKENLAKALQEQSNNPGQRLGLTVVKMGMVPETDVVRMLARQYRMPAVDLSRFEVDTRLLKLVPAELASKHTVLPLKRDGRQLTVAIADPTAMSVVEDLKFITRYDIIPVLAGEYSMRAAIEKHYEANEIHMQSLLQDIAGADDDVEVLESQEDTTDVNVLAAQVDEAPVVKLINAILVDAVTKGASDIHFECFEHELRVRYRIDGALVEVMKPPMKMRAALISRFKIMASLNIAERRVPQDGRIKLKVGKKVIDFRVSTLPTLFGEKVVLRILDKGNLTLELEKFGIEPRAERELMEAISNPYGMVLVTGPTGSGKTTTLYSALSKINTGDTNIMTAEDPVEYNLFGINQVLVRNEIGMTFAAALKAFLRQDPNVIMVGEIRDLETGGIAIKAALTGHMVMSTLHTNSAPETITRLLDMGLESFNVASALNLILAQRLVRRICSKCKVKYTPDVAELTGAKVKYETTLRELRFTDEALNNARAKASPEALPHLANLSLDTTIGELPFFKGHGCDACGGTGLKGRQGLYEVMFMTPSLKKLVMTNADVQTLRDAAITEGMLTLRMDGWLKVLKGVTTLEQVIRETSS
- a CDS encoding type IV pilus twitching motility protein PilT codes for the protein MTAPAPSTVSLRTLLDEMIERGASDLHISAGDRPKLRVDGDIVPSLVEQVLTPRDTLQLAYSVLTENQKKRFEMEDELDFSFGIANLSRFRGNVFKQRGCVSMVIRCIPFQIKTFAELQLPSVIAGFAERPRGLVLVTGPTGSGKSTTLAAMIDKINTERRGHIITVEDPIEFIHRHRNCIINQREVGADTKSFASALKYALREDPDVILIGEMRDLETIQAALTIAETGHLVFATLHTNSAAEAINRIIDVFPSHQQSQVRAQLAFVLEGIITQVLLPKLTGRGRAMAAEILVVTPAIRALIRDDKVHQIYSLMQSGKKFGMQTMNDALYQLYVTRQVSADECVRSSGDPNEFLRMIGKAPGEDPSSGNGNGARPGDRALAGAGRR